AGAAGAGCTATACAACAGAATGCAAGATTTGTCTTTATTCGTTTGAAAAAAGTGTGACATTTGTTACTACAAGCTACATTGTGAGTTTAAAATCAAACatacaaagaaaacattgtttGACGATATCCTGCAATAGTGGcaacataaaaactaaaaacagcaaGAGGCTGCCGACCAAACCTTGTGGAACACCACTTTGAAAATGAGCAGATAAAGAAGCAACTTTAccataacaaacaaacaaacgtttTTCACACGGTATAGCAAAGGATAAAAgggacagagaaaaaaataagcCCAGTTAAGTACGACCCACAAAATACAAGGTATATAAAGAtttactgatgtgtttttttcagagACTTTGCAGGAGGCTGTTCCAGAGTCATGAACAATAACAACAGCACAATTACAAGTAGAGTTAAGTTTTATATGGTACAAGAATAACATATAGTATACATTTAATGTCACATATCTACAACAGGCACCTAAACCATGATTAGTTTAAGCATGTTTTCATACAGAGTTAAGTTAAGGCAACACATTCAGTTTATCACAGTTTATAGGTGTGTTTTGCATGTTGTCTGGAATCCCACTGAGAACACAACTCTGATTTGAAGATTCATCCAGATACACAAGCCAGACACTGTTTGGTCTAAGAGTTTCCACAACTACCATACACTGCTGCAAACCAAGGTTAATTGGATATTATGTGGGAATGAATTATTTTTGTGCTATAAATTCCAAACCGGGGCTGATCATGTAATGTGAAAGCTACAGGGTTCTTCTTTGTTGATTACACCCATTAAATCTGTTTCAGTCCTGGAGGggaaaatgcaaagaaaagagaggagacatGATGAAGGAGGAATTTAAAGCCTCAAATGAGACAAATGAAGCTTGGCATCCTGAGTGAAGAGGCAGGAAAGGAGAAATGAGTGAGAGGTGAGATGagtgtgaaagaaaaagcaaaCGGGAGGGGGGTTAGCTGAGTGTGAGAATGACTGAAAATGGATAAACAGAGGGTGGGAGGGAAAGACGGTAAAGACTGAAAAAGAGGTGGTggaagtgagtgagtgagagatgGGCAGGGAGGTataaagagagggagggagtcaTATAAGAGAGGCAGCCATAGAGGGAGAGGTGACATAGTAGATTATCTTCCTCTtctgtcctcctctctgccAGTCTCATCATGTTCATGCTGCAGATGTTGACTGTTATCTCTCTGACTGTTATTCTCCTGGCATCTGTGGAAGGTAGGACACAACCACACTTactatgtgtgtttatgtgtgtgtgtgtgtgtgtgtgtgtgtgtgtgtgtgtgtgtgtgttgcatggcTTGCCTGCACCCTGCAGGTGGACAATGAAGCAAAGAGAGCGATGGCGAAGACtgaaaaggagagaagagggaaagagggatagcagcagcagcagcagcagggagggAGGCACGGATGTAAACAGAGGGGCAGAACGCAGGAGGACGAGCATCTCAAATCATGCATCACtcacacagaaagaaagcaaCTGTGTCAGTGCTCAGTCTGTGTGATGGTGTCGTCTCGtctattttttaaacattttgtgaaaGCACTGGAAGTGCAGTGATGTGCCTGAGGATGGATTCAAAATCATCTGTGGCATCACAAAGCAGCACTGTCCTATTTTACAGCTCTTATTGAGCCTGCTGCTTCCATCACACTTTAATTTGTTTACACGTTTGCTTTGGATGATAAGGCATCACGGCACAccctccacacaaacacacattcctcctctccttttctcactttctctgtttcttatttcactgCCATGCTAGTATGTTTTGCAGGACAGTGTAATTCCTCTGACATTCTTGAGCACatatgtgtgtccatgtgtgagtgtgtctgtatatGTAACTTGAGGGCATGTTCACATTCTGCAGAACAGATAACGTTTTTCTGTCTGCAAAAGCTGCCAAGTTTCAGTCTTTGATTTATCAGAATATTGACTTCACAGTGTTTCATGATTCTGTGTGATAagtattaatgtaaaatgtttctgtaatgaATATTGATGTTATTGGTAATGATGTGCAATAGTGCACACTGTTTGAAACTTTTGTGGCTGCCATTATGTTGCTTCAGTGTCCTGTTCTCACTTGAGATAAACTctgacataataaaataaagctaaAAGGTGTTAAATAGGAAGGGATAAGCCAATATAATTAATGGACCTTAAAACCAATGAACTTCAGTATCATTATTTcaatttgcttttgtttgacACATCCctaatgttttctttctcttttttctttgtgtctgtctcttttcGTGCCCAGGCAAAGGCGTGCAGATGCAAAGGGATGTCCAATGCTGCATGTTGTACTCCCAGGGCAAGGTGCGTACCAAAGATGTGTTGCGGTTTGAGGTGCAGACAGAGGGGCCCGACTGCAGTATACAAGCCATCATGCAAGTATTTCAACTATCCACTCATGGATCTAAAGAGCACACAGCAGCATCTGCAGGCATGGAAAATATGCCTCTCGTTAGAGAAGGGCAGAGCTGGGCTGAGAGGCATTGTCATCTTTCCAGGTCATGTTGTTACGGCAGAGCTCTGAGCTGTAATTGCCAGGGAAGTAAGAAAGAAATATGTGGGAATAACAAGTCATCTGAAAATACCTTCCAAGCCAGCTGAGTCCTGCTGCAGCAAGTCTGTCAGAACAGCAGGGTTTAGTTAAGTAAACCATTCTGCTTTGTGATACTTATAGCAGGTCAGTGAAATCTGATGTAGCTGGAGAATGAGGAACTTGCTTTTTCATGTGGTCCAGTTAACAAAAACATTGAATTCTTATACAGTTGTGATACAATAGTTTATTTTGTCCTCTCTATTTCAGTTCACAACCTCTTGTCTTCAACTTTCCTCACTTTTGATCACAGTTTGACTTCTttctacaggagaaaaaaacttttttactcGATTATAGCACCTTATAGCACCTCTTTTTGATTCCTTTTTGATTTGTGATTCCTTTGGCTTCACCTGGGAGACATCTTTGTAGTCCACCAAGTAACTGCTGAATCATTGTTTTTGCCAATACTGTGTTTCAGGCAGATTAAAATATGGGGGTTCTTTCTGTGTCCAGCAGAACCTTGTACtgcattgtattgtattgtattgtgttcTTTTTGTAGTCTTTACACGAAGAAGGCTGTGAAATGTGCAGACCCCAGAGACCGGAAGGTGAAGAGGTTGCTGAGAAAGCTTgtgcagagacagaaaaacaaggcCATGTGGTTCCCTCCTCATGACAACCTGCCCgtcatgtcagaggtcagataCAAGCTACTTTGCGGCTACATGGTCACAATCTCCTGCAATAGACTATATgtcaaatgtaataaaataaatattatccAGCCAAGAGTAGACAATGTGACTGTTGATTTGACATATTGAGGGagttttttttaagatttcCTCCTCTTGTGATCATCAGGACAAGAAAGATAACTGGGCGGTTCTCAGTGTGGAGTGATGGAGGGCCGTCAAATATGGAGGAAAACTCGTAGTCATAAGTAAGATTTTTTTGACCTCTTGACTATGTTGAAAGTTCAGTACATGGTATATAATATATGAAATCTACTAAATGTCTTTCCACTTTTCTACAGGCCAAGTAAACTTTCAGCAGCTCGTCATCTTTACACAGCGAAGCTGGCTGACTCTCCAGTTGTCtcgtgtctctctctatctaagCTATCTGTCTCCCTGGGACCAGACCTGGGCagcaatacatatttaaatggcTTTAGATATTTAAACATGAACTGTGCTTGAAATATTCCCAAACAAATGGCTGGAACAGTCTCAACAGAGGAGTATTTAGTTGTAAGATATGttgaattgatttttttttaatggctcATACTGTTATTTGCCGGAGTCTGCCTGGAAGTGTCTCCCTCTACAACATTCATTTTCACAACATACTCGTGAAAAAAGTATAATTAAACAACGATAAACGAGCAGTGATATTAATATTGTATATCAGCAAGATACTCAATGCTTATGTGTGACTTGTATACCTTCAGTGATGTGTAATGACACTGCACACAGTGCAGGCTTTGACCTGATATGTTTGACTGTTAGAAAGGTGAACTAAGAGAAAGATTTCACCTGGATATGACTTTCTGTGTCACATAAAGAGCCAATGTTCTTGacattttgtccactctgtatAATGACTGTTTGTAAACTCAGTATGAAACTCAAGTCTATCTTTTAAAATGAGGCCCTCAGGCATCTACCACAGATTTAAATATCTACGCATTTGCAGTTTACATTTGTCTTTTCCACCAATAGTCTGTCACTAAACTATGCCAAAGTATTCATGATTCAATTCACCACATGGCAAGGCTGTTAAAACTTAGAGGGCTCAATTGTGTGTGAAACACACAAGTATTGTATTGTAGAAGAGTGCACTGTATGTTAAAACACAATATGAACTATTTTATAAATGAATCTGAAATAATACCTGGAACTGCCTCACTGCCTCTTTTTCTGGGAACCTTGCGTGTGTCTGCATGTCTTATTCACcacacagtaggcctacattttatTTAGCCATGCCAGCTGCTCGGTGTTGGTCagtccatcactttggtccagactgaattATCTCAGCAACTATTGGATGTATTGCCATGAAACTAGGAACatacattcatgttcccctcaggatgaattttaaatatttggtgATTAGGTACATTTTAGCCCAATAGTTGGGTTGATGCCCAAATACCTGTataactaatgacattcccatcaggcTCAGCTGTAATTTGTTCATAAGGTTAATTGGGGTTAgcgtgctaacatgctaaactaagacaACAATGGAACAGTTTTGCCTTATTAGTGATCAACTACTTAAATTTAAATCACATTGTTTTTACACAGAACCCATCCAATTATTATTACAGAAACTTTTTTTCTAATATTAAATTTGACCCATGTGCCTCAAAGGAGAACAGCTTCTGGACAGGAGAATATCCTCCACCAGGGGTAGCCACAAACACAATAATGAGAATCACAGTTCAATTCCTGAGCCGTTTATTTGTCACACTTTTCATAAGCTGTCCATCAAAATGTTGAGCCATTCACTGAAATAACAAACCTTTTAATGAGCGTGAAGTGGCATGAAGTCAGAAGAGCTTTCGATTAAATGGTATATAACGTTCATAATTATACACTACACTTTAGCCTAAAACAATTAACAccaaaaagcataaaacaaCTGCACATTCAATTCCTCAAGGCTTTCTTCACAGTACCTtttcacaaaacaataaaaaataaataaatcatttgcTTGCAATATATTCCAGTCAAAatctaaacacatttaaatatgtgatttataaagcagaaaacacagacaatACTGATGTTAAGCACATTGTTGTTACCAACAACAAAATGTCACCTAATGGTCTTGGAACTTGAAACTACAGTTGTTTATACTCCCATCAGTAATCAAAAAATATCTAACATGGAAAAATTAAAACTTTTAcctaagaaaaaaataaacaaaaattgaTCATTCTGTTCTTTGATATCTTCCTCTTCTATGACATCTGGATAAGTgcttgaagtaaaaaaaaaaaaaaaaagtttctgaaCAGCTATAACTCCAAAGATTCCTGTAAAATGTCTGTGTAGCAGTATAGTCCTGTACTTATGGTTTAAAAGCAATAGCACCAAATAAATACAGGAAATACATACATAAGATACCACTAAGTGAAAAACATTCTACCAAGTCACTTAATatatcaacttcaaaataaGTAGAGATTCTCTGTCACAAGATTCTCCGTCACACCTCCACCATGATGTATTTACATCCTGCTGATATGCTCCATTGAGTATTTTTGTGTATAGTGCTGTAGAAGCTCCATATCTAAGTCCTAGTAGAGGTAGTCATAATgcgaaagacaaaaaaaagtgtttgccaaAGAAACAATATGTAGTAAGTGTTAAGTCATGCAACAGCAATAGCCAAATTATGCAGATTTACATTTTCACTAGATTGGAAAATTAGTTGGTTCGCATAATTTTGATTAATGGTGATGTTTATCTACAATAATGCTGGTAAGGAGTTTAGGATGCTCTAACTGAAAGGATCGTAAATTATACAAATCTAttaaaacatgataaaaaacAGTCATCAAACAGCAAAACGCCCCCAAGGCAAAAACACTGAATCAGATTTTAGGCATCGGATGTACGAACTGTTCCTAAACAGCATGTGTACCAGCCTCGGGCTGGACTTGCCCCAAGTACTGGCTGTGTTGACCAAAAACTATTATTTTCTAAGACTGTCCCTGCACAATTGCAAGCCAACCATCTAGCTAAAATTATTTTGGTACATGAAGCCCTTAAGGGTGTAACTCTTGTCTTCACATTGTGGTCTCACTGCTGTGGTGATTGAGGGTATCGTTTTCCTGGCAGATAAGCTGGTAGGGCTTCTCATTCTCCTCGATTACAGAGTTGCGCACCTCAGCATCCTGACTCTGCAGCTCTCCACGGGACAGGTGCTCCACAATGCCAGCCCCAAGTGAGTCACCCAGCACGTTGGTGGTGGTGCGCAAACGGTCCCTGGGGAGACAGAATCAGATAAGAGACAGGAAAAAGAGATgtacaataaagaaaaagacaaggaAAACAGTATTGTTTATCTGctataaaaacattcacagctCCCTAAACACAGGCTCTCTAATCTGTCACTCTGCATTATGCATCAATAACCTTTGTAGTGGTGGGACCTCTTGGCTCTCTGAAAGCTTTACAATGACATTTAGGTTGGCAGACCCACAGAACAGACCAATCCCCATCAAGCTGACATTTAGTGGAAACTCACAAGAACCAATCCACGGCGATGATCAGTGTTATGTCCTCTGTGGGCAGTCCCACCGATGTCAATACAATCACCATGGTAACCAGGCCAGCCTGAGGGATGCCTGCTGCTCCGATGCTGGCAGCAGTTGCTGTGATACTGAGTGGGCGGTGGGAGGGATGGAGAGGAGAGTGAAGACATTTaataaagggaaacaaacaaacagcacatgTGCACTCCTGGTGGGAGGAGTAGAGTGATAAAAGCACACGAGGAATTAtagaataatgtaaataatctAGCCACAGCTATATTTTCTATAAACTGTAGAAAATGTCATCAAAGAGGATTACATCATAAAGGCAATTCTAGTATAATATGATGACTATATGTAACATTATGTACACTTGGTCTGTTAATGAAAAAGGTGGACCAGGTGAATGATGGTGTAAATAAACTGTGATCACATGTTGATTCTCTTCAGTAAGTAGACTGCCAGAAGGAGTCCGTACAGAGTTTTTCCATCAGTTAATTGTTTTGGGTTCTCCAGCCAGGGTTTGTCTTACCATTAGACAAATGTTGTCTCACTTCTTTATCCACTTTCAAAACAATGACTTACAACATGTTTTAGaataacaaaacacagcaaaaagaTGAATGAAATGATACATGTTTTCCCTTCTCGGTTTCCTGTAGCTGTATGCACTCACTGCTGAGACCAGATTCGCCCATGTACCAGAGACAGTAGACTCGGTGCGTGTTAGGCAATTAGCCTGTTGGCTGAGctgctagcctcaagcagaaaGGACGAGCA
This genomic window from Micropterus dolomieu isolate WLL.071019.BEF.003 ecotype Adirondacks linkage group LG05, ASM2129224v1, whole genome shotgun sequence contains:
- the ccl44 gene encoding chemokine (C-C motif) ligand 44, with the protein product MFMLQMLTVISLTVILLASVEGKGVQMQRDVQCCMLYSQGKVRTKDVLRFEVQTEGPDCSIQAIILYTKKAVKCADPRDRKVKRLLRKLVQRQKNKAMWFPPHDNLPVMSEDKKDNWAVLSVE